From Anaerobacillus sp. CMMVII, one genomic window encodes:
- the selA gene encoding L-seryl-tRNA(Sec) selenium transferase, with the protein MKQFLRELPAIHVLKSDSRFNESCESFNINDHEMTDLVQQEIEQLRKDILGEALGDIASPTKEGFKDVVFQRLLKKLEKYQRFNLRRVINGTGTILHTNLGRAKLSNVAIDQVIETARNYSNLEYQIEAGKRGSRHDIINDVIQRITGAEAAMVVNNNAAAVYLILRALAKEKEVIVSRGQLVEIGGSFRVSSIMEESGAKLVEVGTTNKTHLYDYENAINEETAMILKVHTSNFKTVGFTASVETEQLVELSNQHEGVIFYEDLGSGALYDFTHYGIGDEPVVSKVLKMGVDLVSFSGDKLLGGPQAGIIAGKKELIEKLKKHQLARVLRVDKMTLAALEGTLKSYENETALKEIPTVRDIIASKEDIGTKAVEFIENVESQCTSYTCTMIDEFSQIGGGTMPIEQIATKAVTLVSNNYSVQQMAEKLRLNIPAIVTRTKADQVLLDFRTITTEEIPIIVEALVKIENTERQA; encoded by the coding sequence ATGAAACAATTTTTACGAGAATTACCAGCAATTCATGTGTTGAAATCTGATTCGCGCTTTAACGAGTCCTGTGAAAGCTTTAACATAAATGATCATGAAATGACGGACCTTGTCCAACAAGAAATTGAACAACTCCGTAAAGATATCCTTGGTGAGGCCTTAGGAGACATTGCGTCACCAACGAAGGAAGGTTTTAAGGATGTCGTTTTTCAGAGACTTTTAAAAAAATTAGAAAAGTACCAACGATTTAATTTACGTAGAGTGATTAATGGGACAGGAACTATTTTACATACAAACCTAGGCAGGGCGAAATTAAGTAATGTCGCCATTGACCAGGTTATCGAAACAGCTCGAAACTATTCAAACTTAGAATATCAAATTGAAGCCGGTAAACGTGGGTCAAGGCATGATATTATTAATGATGTCATTCAACGAATTACTGGTGCAGAAGCAGCCATGGTTGTAAATAACAATGCCGCTGCCGTTTATTTAATTTTACGTGCACTAGCAAAAGAAAAAGAAGTGATTGTCTCAAGAGGGCAGTTAGTTGAAATCGGTGGCTCGTTTCGAGTTTCTTCAATTATGGAGGAAAGCGGAGCCAAGCTAGTCGAAGTAGGGACAACGAACAAGACGCACTTGTATGATTACGAAAATGCGATCAATGAAGAAACGGCAATGATCTTAAAAGTGCATACAAGCAATTTTAAAACAGTCGGATTTACAGCAAGTGTTGAGACAGAACAGCTAGTGGAGTTATCCAATCAGCATGAGGGCGTTATTTTTTACGAGGATTTAGGAAGTGGTGCATTGTATGATTTCACCCACTATGGAATTGGCGATGAGCCTGTAGTTTCTAAAGTATTAAAGATGGGCGTTGATCTTGTTTCATTTAGTGGAGATAAGCTCTTAGGTGGTCCACAAGCCGGAATTATTGCTGGGAAGAAAGAACTCATTGAAAAGCTGAAGAAGCACCAGTTAGCCCGAGTCCTGCGTGTCGATAAGATGACATTGGCAGCGTTAGAAGGTACTTTAAAGTCCTATGAAAATGAAACGGCGTTGAAGGAAATTCCGACGGTCAGAGATATTATAGCTTCTAAGGAGGACATCGGCACTAAAGCAGTGGAATTTATTGAAAATGTTGAGAGCCAATGTACAAGCTATACCTGTACGATGATCGATGAATTCTCGCAAATTGGTGGTGGAACGATGCCAATAGAGCAAATAGCGACCAAAGCCGTGACGCTCGTTTCAAATAATTATTCGGTACAGCAAATGGCAGAAAAATTACGATTAAACATCCCTGCCATAGTAACTAGAACGAAGGCGGATCAGGTTCTTCTTGATTTTCGTACCATTACAACCGAAGAAATCCCAATTATTGTTGAAGCGTTGGTGAAGATTGAAAATACGGAAAGACAGGCCTAA
- a CDS encoding fasciclin domain-containing protein, protein MKKKVLMVFLAFIMVMVTSVGALANTHESAGADIVDTAIAAGDFTTLVTAVQEAGLVDALKGEGPFTVFAPTDQAFADLLEELAVTAEELLAREDLADILLYHVISGKVLSSDLVDGMEVETLNGESIVISLDPVKVNSANVITADLETTNGVIHVIDTVLVPEAEADPSAESDELLDIVDTAISADFTTLVAAVQAAGLVDALKGEGPFTVFAPTDEAFANLLAELAVTAEELLAREDLANILLYHVVSGKVLSTDLVDGLEVETLSGEKILISLNPVKINDSGVIAADIEASNGVIHVIDQVLIPLGEEEAPEIPKTGDNAILISALLAIFAATASVYFMRKSKVAKG, encoded by the coding sequence ATGAAGAAAAAAGTATTAATGGTGTTTTTAGCTTTCATCATGGTTATGGTGACGAGTGTGGGGGCTTTGGCTAACACTCATGAATCAGCGGGAGCGGATATTGTGGATACAGCCATTGCTGCAGGAGACTTTACTACGTTAGTAACTGCTGTTCAAGAAGCCGGGTTAGTCGATGCACTGAAAGGGGAAGGACCATTCACTGTATTTGCTCCGACAGATCAGGCATTTGCCGATTTACTTGAAGAATTAGCAGTGACAGCTGAAGAACTCTTAGCTAGAGAAGACCTAGCAGACATTCTTTTATACCATGTTATTTCAGGAAAGGTGTTGTCCTCAGACCTAGTTGATGGCATGGAAGTCGAGACTTTAAATGGAGAAAGTATCGTCATTTCCTTAGATCCAGTAAAGGTTAACTCAGCAAATGTAATAACAGCTGATCTTGAAACAACAAATGGAGTGATTCACGTAATTGATACGGTATTAGTTCCTGAAGCAGAGGCGGATCCATCAGCAGAAAGTGACGAGCTTCTAGACATTGTTGATACAGCAATCTCCGCAGACTTTACTACATTAGTAGCAGCAGTCCAAGCAGCTGGGTTAGTAGATGCTTTAAAGGGAGAGGGTCCATTCACAGTATTTGCACCAACTGATGAGGCTTTTGCTAATCTTCTTGCAGAATTAGCAGTGACAGCAGAAGAATTATTAGCACGAGAAGACTTAGCAAATATTTTGTTATATCATGTTGTTTCAGGAAAAGTCCTGTCCACAGACCTAGTTGACGGCTTAGAGGTAGAAACATTAAGCGGTGAAAAGATCCTCATCTCTTTAAATCCAGTGAAAATAAACGATTCAGGTGTGATAGCAGCTGATATTGAAGCTTCTAACGGAGTAATACATGTAATTGATCAAGTGTTGATTCCATTAGGTGAAGAAGAAGCGCCAGAAATCCCGAAAACAGGAGATAATGCGATCCTAATTTCCGCTTTGTTAGCAATCTTTGCTGCAACAGCTTCAGTTTACTTCATGCGCAAATCGAAAGTTGCGAAAGGATAA
- the srtB gene encoding class B sortase, with translation MNRFRIISIVCTVIFLFSMYNVYNSLYDSYKNKQLYTSIQTEFIAHMNDIQTSASDDVLPLEETRSIMDKFLPLLEKNEDTVGWITIPNTQVDYPIVKKEDNDFYLHHNFEGERSNGGTIFMDFRNIGDGTDRHTILYGHNMRDGTMFQGLMKYKQSDFFSDNQMITFYTLYEETKWEIFSAYVTDTNYYYIPTRFRSKRDYLDFLEGIQGKSLFQSEIEFTDEDKILTLSTCSYEFLDARFVVHARKVN, from the coding sequence ATGAACAGGTTCCGGATTATTTCTATTGTTTGTACGGTCATCTTCTTATTTTCGATGTACAACGTGTACAATTCTCTTTATGATAGTTATAAAAATAAACAGTTATATACGTCAATTCAAACCGAGTTTATCGCGCATATGAACGACATCCAAACTTCAGCGAGTGATGACGTACTACCTTTAGAAGAAACACGTTCAATTATGGATAAGTTTCTACCTTTGCTCGAAAAAAATGAAGATACGGTTGGGTGGATCACTATTCCTAATACTCAAGTGGATTATCCGATTGTAAAAAAAGAAGACAATGATTTTTACTTACATCATAACTTCGAGGGCGAGCGTTCTAATGGAGGTACGATTTTTATGGACTTCAGAAATATCGGCGATGGAACAGATCGGCATACAATTTTATACGGGCATAACATGAGAGATGGCACAATGTTCCAAGGATTGATGAAATATAAACAAAGTGACTTTTTTTCTGATAATCAAATGATTACGTTTTATACGTTGTATGAAGAAACGAAATGGGAAATTTTTTCTGCTTATGTGACCGATACGAATTATTATTATATTCCTACAAGATTTCGTTCGAAACGTGATTATTTAGATTTTCTTGAAGGAATCCAAGGGAAATCCCTATTTCAAAGTGAAATCGAATTCACAGATGAGGATAAAATTTTAACACTTTCCACTTGTTCTTATGAATTTTTGGACGCAAGATTTGTCGTTCATGCAAGAAAGGTGAATTAA
- a CDS encoding small acid-soluble spore protein P, whose translation MTEKNTYKDQRKNSPKGHNSGQPEPLSGSKKVKKHNHVGQTDGES comes from the coding sequence ATGACTGAGAAAAACACATACAAGGATCAACGTAAAAACTCACCAAAAGGTCATAATTCAGGCCAGCCAGAGCCATTAAGCGGTTCAAAAAAAGTAAAGAAGCATAACCATGTAGGACAAACTGACGGTGAAAGCTAA
- the sspO gene encoding small acid-soluble spore protein O: MAKRKANHVRPGMNDASAQGTGAGYNTEFSNEPLTEAQKQNNKKTKKRQ; the protein is encoded by the coding sequence ATGGCAAAACGTAAAGCAAATCACGTTCGACCTGGGATGAATGATGCAAGTGCTCAAGGAACTGGAGCAGGATATAATACCGAGTTTTCAAACGAACCGTTAACTGAGGCTCAGAAGCAAAATAACAAAAAAACAAAAAAACGCCAATAG
- the acnA gene encoding aconitate hydratase AcnA has translation MEKNLYNARSSFQVNGKEYNYYKLQAIEEAGVGNVTKLPYSIKILLESVLRQFDGSVIKEEHVENLAKWGTSEVKDIDVPFKPSRVILQDFTGVPAVVDLASLRKAMADLGGDPNKINPAIPVDLVVDHSVQVDEFGADDSLAKNMDLEFARNEERYKFLSWAQKSFDNYRAVPPATGIVHQVNLEYLASVVQTVEKNGTWEAFPDSLVGTDSHTTMINGLGILGWGVGGIEAEAGMLQQPSYFPVPEVIGVKLVGSLPNGTTATDLALKVTQVLREKKVVGKFVEFFGPGLSEMPLADRATVSNMAPEYGATCGFFPVDDEALNYLRLTGRTEEQIAIVEAYCKANSLFYTPDSEDPIFTDVVEINLSEIEPNLSGPKRPQDLIPLSEMKTEWNKAIKAPAGSSGFGLTDEEIAKEVTVQHRNGETSTFGTGSVVIAAITSCTNTSNPFVMLGAGLLAKKAVEKGLKVPGYVKTSLAPGSKVVTGYLNDAGLTPYLDQLGFNTVGYGCTTCIGNSGPLPQEIEKAISENDLTVTSVLSGNRNFEGRVHALVKGNYLASPPLVVAYALAGNVNFDLLNDSFGKDLDGNDVFFSDLWPTTEEVKAAMAQAVKPELFKKEYERVFDENQRWNDLKTTEENLYTWDQDSTYIQNPPFFENLSPEPEEVKELTGLKAIAKFGDSITTDHISPAGSIAKDSPAGKYLMSKGLAPADFNSYGSRRGNHEVMMRGTFANIRIKNQIAPGTEGGYTTYWPTGEVMAIYDACMKYKEEGTGLVVLAGKDYGMGSSRDWAAKGTNLLGIKTVIAESFERIHRSNLVLMGVLPLQFKDGDTPESLGLTGKEEFTVKVTNEIKPRDLVTVVASNSETGEEKQFEVLARFDSEVEIDYYRHGGILQMVLRAKLAEEKAKA, from the coding sequence ATGGAAAAAAATCTTTATAATGCACGTTCATCGTTTCAAGTAAACGGAAAAGAGTATAACTATTACAAGTTACAGGCAATTGAAGAGGCTGGTGTTGGTAACGTTACCAAACTACCATATTCAATTAAAATCTTACTTGAGTCCGTATTACGACAATTTGATGGTTCAGTAATTAAAGAAGAACATGTTGAAAACCTAGCAAAATGGGGAACAAGCGAAGTAAAAGATATTGATGTACCTTTTAAGCCTTCTCGCGTTATCCTTCAAGACTTCACAGGGGTGCCAGCTGTTGTAGATTTGGCTTCTCTTCGTAAAGCAATGGCAGATTTAGGTGGAGATCCAAATAAGATCAATCCAGCTATTCCTGTAGATCTAGTTGTTGACCACTCTGTACAAGTTGATGAATTTGGTGCTGATGATTCATTAGCCAAAAATATGGATTTAGAATTTGCCAGAAATGAAGAGCGCTATAAGTTCTTAAGCTGGGCGCAAAAATCATTTGATAACTACCGTGCAGTTCCACCAGCAACAGGAATTGTTCACCAAGTTAACTTAGAATATTTAGCAAGTGTTGTACAAACTGTTGAGAAAAACGGTACTTGGGAAGCATTCCCTGACTCTTTAGTGGGTACAGACTCTCATACAACAATGATTAATGGTCTTGGAATTCTAGGCTGGGGCGTAGGTGGAATCGAAGCAGAAGCAGGAATGCTTCAACAACCTTCATATTTCCCTGTTCCTGAAGTTATCGGTGTTAAGTTAGTCGGATCATTACCAAATGGTACAACAGCTACTGACCTAGCATTAAAAGTTACACAAGTGTTACGTGAGAAGAAGGTTGTTGGAAAATTCGTTGAATTTTTCGGGCCAGGACTTTCAGAAATGCCTTTAGCAGACCGTGCAACGGTTTCAAATATGGCGCCTGAATATGGTGCAACTTGTGGTTTCTTCCCAGTGGATGATGAAGCCCTTAATTACTTACGTTTAACAGGTAGAACAGAAGAGCAAATCGCCATTGTAGAAGCATATTGCAAAGCGAACAGCTTATTCTATACACCTGATAGTGAGGACCCAATCTTTACGGATGTAGTTGAAATTAACCTTTCTGAAATTGAGCCTAACCTTTCAGGTCCAAAACGTCCGCAAGACTTAATTCCACTTTCTGAGATGAAAACTGAGTGGAACAAAGCAATCAAAGCACCTGCAGGAAGCAGTGGTTTTGGCCTAACTGACGAAGAGATTGCAAAAGAAGTGACGGTTCAACATCGAAATGGTGAGACGTCAACCTTTGGTACAGGGTCTGTTGTCATCGCGGCTATTACAAGCTGTACAAATACATCAAACCCATTCGTTATGCTTGGCGCTGGATTGTTAGCGAAAAAAGCAGTTGAAAAAGGACTTAAAGTTCCTGGGTATGTAAAAACAAGCTTAGCTCCTGGTTCTAAGGTTGTTACTGGCTACTTAAACGATGCTGGGTTAACTCCTTACTTAGACCAATTAGGATTTAATACAGTAGGTTACGGCTGTACAACTTGTATCGGAAACAGTGGTCCACTTCCTCAAGAAATTGAGAAGGCTATTTCTGAAAATGACTTAACAGTAACTTCAGTATTAAGTGGTAACCGTAACTTTGAAGGACGTGTTCACGCTCTTGTCAAAGGTAACTATTTAGCATCACCACCTCTAGTTGTTGCTTACGCGTTAGCAGGAAATGTGAACTTTGATTTATTAAACGATTCATTTGGTAAGGACTTAGATGGAAATGATGTATTCTTTAGCGACCTTTGGCCAACAACTGAAGAAGTGAAGGCAGCAATGGCACAAGCTGTTAAACCGGAATTATTCAAGAAAGAATATGAGCGAGTGTTCGATGAGAACCAACGTTGGAACGACTTAAAAACAACTGAAGAAAACTTATATACATGGGATCAGGATTCAACGTATATCCAAAATCCTCCATTCTTTGAAAACTTATCACCAGAGCCTGAGGAAGTAAAAGAACTTACTGGCTTAAAAGCCATTGCGAAGTTCGGTGACTCAATTACAACTGACCATATTTCTCCTGCTGGTTCAATTGCCAAGGATAGCCCAGCTGGTAAGTATTTAATGTCTAAAGGATTAGCACCTGCTGACTTCAACTCTTATGGTTCTCGTCGTGGTAACCACGAAGTAATGATGAGAGGAACTTTTGCAAATATCCGTATTAAAAACCAAATCGCTCCTGGCACAGAAGGTGGTTACACAACTTACTGGCCAACAGGTGAAGTAATGGCGATTTACGATGCGTGCATGAAGTATAAAGAAGAAGGCACTGGTTTAGTTGTTCTTGCTGGTAAAGATTATGGGATGGGAAGTTCTCGTGACTGGGCAGCAAAAGGAACAAACCTTCTAGGAATTAAAACAGTTATTGCAGAAAGCTTTGAAAGAATTCACCGTAGTAACTTAGTGTTAATGGGCGTTTTACCACTTCAATTCAAAGATGGCGATACTCCTGAATCATTAGGTTTAACTGGTAAAGAAGAGTTTACTGTAAAAGTAACAAATGAAATCAAACCAAGAGATCTTGTTACTGTTGTGGCTTCTAACTCAGAAACTGGGGAAGAGAAGCAATTTGAAGTATTGGCTCGTTTTGATAGTGAAGTTGAAATTGACTACTACCGTCATGGTGGTATCCTACAAATGGTACTTCGTGCAAAATTAGCTGAAGAAAAGGCAAAAGCTTAA
- a CDS encoding DUF1657 domain-containing protein: protein MTVQTQMQQAIASALSVEASLTQFSLETENQQMKQLYSQLAEQQRGIVTQLEGRYQQILHEEPQFNQNP, encoded by the coding sequence ATGACCGTTCAAACTCAAATGCAGCAAGCGATAGCTTCTGCACTTAGTGTTGAGGCAAGCCTAACACAATTTTCGCTAGAAACGGAAAATCAGCAAATGAAGCAGTTATATAGCCAATTGGCCGAGCAACAAAGAGGTATTGTAACTCAACTTGAGGGACGTTATCAACAAATCCTTCATGAAGAACCACAATTTAATCAAAATCCATAA
- a CDS encoding DUF421 domain-containing protein: protein MFEFWTGAEDLPVYGFLIRAIIIYVYIFVIIKVLGQRSMVALNPIDFLFAVIIGDVVGEPLADGSVPLAGPLSAAALIAGIHLGLSYLALKTPRFRRVIEDEPIMIIEKGKILHKEMTKAKITVESLLMDLRLQDAIDLREIDYAMLEPNGQISVIKKSQYQALTPDDMQKQAPPKGYPTVLIQDGRIVEPNLKKVGTRGWLEEQLQKHGIRHHTDCFLMTMDEGGQIYVSQMNQRVEHPNKEIFK from the coding sequence ATGTTTGAATTTTGGACAGGCGCAGAAGATCTACCTGTGTATGGGTTTCTTATTAGAGCAATTATCATTTACGTATATATCTTTGTCATTATCAAAGTCTTAGGACAACGCTCAATGGTTGCGTTAAATCCTATTGACTTTTTATTTGCTGTTATCATTGGGGATGTAGTCGGAGAGCCGCTGGCAGACGGAAGTGTTCCTCTTGCTGGTCCTCTTTCAGCAGCAGCTCTAATTGCCGGTATTCATCTAGGTTTATCGTATCTAGCGTTAAAGACACCACGATTTAGGCGTGTCATTGAAGATGAACCAATTATGATTATCGAAAAGGGTAAAATCCTACATAAAGAAATGACAAAAGCAAAAATTACCGTAGAATCGTTATTAATGGACTTACGATTACAAGATGCCATTGATCTTAGGGAAATTGATTATGCAATGTTAGAGCCAAATGGGCAAATTAGTGTGATCAAAAAAAGCCAATATCAGGCTTTAACACCTGATGATATGCAAAAACAAGCACCACCAAAAGGATATCCAACAGTCTTGATCCAGGATGGTAGAATTGTCGAGCCAAATTTAAAAAAGGTTGGGACACGAGGATGGCTTGAGGAACAACTTCAAAAACATGGAATTCGCCACCATACAGACTGTTTCTTAATGACGATGGACGAGGGTGGACAAATTTACGTAAGTCAAATGAATCAACGCGTAGAACATCCAAATAAGGAAATTTTCAAATAA
- a CDS encoding FbpB family small basic protein: MRKIKKMSFDDLVNQNKKELLNDEEALEKIEERLDNKHYERLKKVGKALMGFAAFFHEEGNVLGIYGRVLAKKLPTTS, encoded by the coding sequence ATGAGGAAAATAAAAAAAATGTCTTTTGATGATTTGGTAAATCAAAACAAAAAAGAGCTCTTAAATGATGAAGAAGCTTTAGAAAAAATTGAAGAGCGTCTTGATAATAAACATTATGAACGTCTAAAGAAAGTTGGTAAAGCCCTTATGGGTTTTGCCGCTTTTTTTCATGAGGAGGGAAATGTCTTGGGTATCTATGGGAGAGTTTTGGCTAAAAAGCTCCCAACAACTTCATAA
- a CDS encoding acid-soluble spore protein N, giving the protein MAKSKHAFDKFRPNHLGTQQRASDKNNGKKMGTKGNEEPDYVPPKG; this is encoded by the coding sequence ATGGCTAAATCAAAACACGCATTTGACAAGTTTCGTCCTAACCACTTAGGTACTCAGCAAAGAGCTTCGGATAAAAACAATGGTAAAAAAATGGGCACAAAAGGTAATGAGGAGCCAGACTATGTTCCTCCAAAAGGATAA
- the ligD gene encoding non-homologous end-joining DNA ligase produces MGSNTKARAELAIDGETVSLTNIEKIIFPKKGIKKYDVLKFLTVVAPHMLPFLRDRLLTVIRFPNGVDKESFYQKNCPDYAPSYVETKVSDGIEYVICSKLSTLFWLGNQSAIEYHIPFQTVQSKNPSEIVLDLDPPSQNEFSLAIEAALILKEIFDNLKLHSFIKTSGNKGLQIYLPLDETYSYEDTRIFTSFIANFLETKYPKSFTTQRLKKNRLNRLYIDFLQHGEGKTIIAPYSLRGNENALMATPLKWSEVSEKLHPTQFPMEEGIHRVTQGILPFNDFFDVKKKQPFQTVLDNIKAAYK; encoded by the coding sequence ATGGGAAGCAATACCAAAGCTAGAGCAGAATTAGCCATTGATGGTGAAACTGTTTCTCTAACAAACATTGAGAAAATTATTTTCCCGAAAAAAGGGATTAAAAAATATGATGTCTTGAAGTTTTTAACTGTTGTAGCACCCCATATGCTGCCTTTCTTAAGGGATCGTTTGTTAACCGTGATACGCTTTCCTAATGGTGTCGATAAAGAGTCTTTTTATCAAAAAAACTGTCCTGATTATGCTCCTAGTTATGTTGAAACGAAAGTATCTGATGGCATCGAATATGTCATTTGTTCAAAGCTTTCAACTTTGTTTTGGTTAGGGAACCAATCTGCCATTGAGTATCATATACCTTTTCAAACCGTTCAAAGCAAAAACCCAAGTGAAATTGTCCTTGATTTAGATCCTCCCTCCCAAAATGAATTTTCTTTAGCCATCGAGGCAGCCTTAATCCTTAAAGAGATTTTTGATAATTTAAAGCTGCATAGCTTTATCAAAACCTCAGGAAATAAAGGCTTGCAAATTTATTTACCGTTAGATGAAACTTATTCATATGAGGATACTCGAATTTTCACAAGTTTTATCGCAAATTTTCTAGAAACGAAATACCCAAAATCGTTTACAACGCAACGCTTAAAGAAAAATCGTCTTAATCGCCTTTATATTGATTTCCTCCAGCATGGGGAAGGAAAAACCATCATTGCCCCTTATTCGTTACGAGGAAACGAAAATGCGTTAATGGCAACCCCGTTAAAATGGTCAGAGGTAAGCGAGAAACTTCATCCAACACAGTTCCCCATGGAGGAAGGAATTCATAGAGTGACACAAGGAATTCTTCCATTTAACGATTTTTTTGACGTGAAAAAGAAGCAACCGTTCCAGACTGTATTAGATAATATAAAAGCCGCTTATAAATAA